Proteins from a single region of Nerophis ophidion isolate RoL-2023_Sa linkage group LG08, RoL_Noph_v1.0, whole genome shotgun sequence:
- the LOC133557020 gene encoding heparan sulfate glucosamine 3-O-sulfotransferase 3B1-like, with protein MENSPLSARCSGPVQRKVLLLSIMVLVWLFMLYSCAGPCSGVPGGLLESYRDSGAPVVARRTERADLLSRLMVAKTPPQQPQQPWEDVDDEEPPVRTAAASRDLLDDEPPERTADWDGVPGRAPAPEPSGLSSFSNGSGSKKLPQAIIIGVKKGGTRALLEFLRVHPDIRAVGAEPHFFDRNYDKGLGWYR; from the coding sequence ATGGAAAATAGCCCGCTGAGCGCCCGCTGCTCCGGCCCCGTCCAGAGGAAAGTCCTCCTGCTCAGCATCATGGTCCTCGTCTGGCTCTTCATGCTCTACTCCTGCGCGGGGCCGTGCTCCGGCGTGCCCGGCGGGCTGCTCGAGTCCTACCGGGACAGCGGCGCTCCGGTGGTGGCCAGGAGGACCGAGCGGGCGGACCTGCTGTCGCGGCTGATGGTGGCCAAGACGCCGCCGCAGCAGCCGCAGCAGCCGTGGGAGGACGTGGACGACGAGGAGCCCCCCGTCAGGACCGCCGCCGCGTCCCGGGACTTGCTGGACGACGAGCCGCCGGAGAGGACCGCCGACTGGGACGGCGTGCCCGGCCGGGCGCCAGCTCCGGAGCCCAGCGGCTTGTCGAGCTTCTCCAACGGCTCCGGGAGCAAGAAGCTGCCGCAGGCGATCATCATCGGGGTGAAGAAGGGAGGCACCCGGGCTCTGCTGGAGTTCCTGCGGGTGCACCCGGACATCAGGGCCGTGGGGGCCGAGCCGCACTTCTTCGACCGCAACTACGACAAGGGCCTGGGGTGGTACAGGTGA